The following are encoded in a window of Rosa chinensis cultivar Old Blush chromosome 4, RchiOBHm-V2, whole genome shotgun sequence genomic DNA:
- the LOC112200474 gene encoding uncharacterized protein LOC112200474 yields MYATSNSGVYSTLHNKERFGHFLDLGSYTVSSKVWILNSHGLIVIKAHLLIGDIVLIRGLMFDIESHITPTGAVATRLIIYSSEDLHITNSDSHMAHYNMCLRHTKGKVRDIMSNICLRISMNHEEEISKLEAEAQKQTGSGGLIVVILDIEKYLGDAIESWLDETLGKNGSCEIKWGGNFTKQGSLDYGAAFGFGLYINHHYHFGLLSVWDFGAC; encoded by the exons ATGTATGCCACCTCAAATAGTGGAGTTTACTCAACATTACATAACAAAGAAAGATTTGGTCACTTTTTGGATTTGGGTTCCTACACTGTCAGTTCAAAAGTTTGGATTCTTAACTCGCATGGTTTGATTGTGATCAAGGCTCATCTATTAATTGGTGACATAGTCCTGATAAGAGGGCTTATGTTTGATATTGAATCTCACATCACTCCCACTGGAGCAGTTGCTACTAGACTTATTATCTATTCTAGTGAAGACTTGCACATTACCAACTCAGATTCACATATGGCTCACTATAACATGTGTTTGCGGCACACAAAGGGCAAGGTGAGGGATATAATGAGCAACATTTGTTTGAGAATCTCAATGAATCATGAGGAAGAGATTTCAAAGCTAGAGGCAGAAGCTCAAAAGCAAACAGGGAGTGGTGGACTAATTGTG GTGATTCTAGATATCGAGAAGTACTTGGGGGACGCAATTGAGTCATGGTTAGATGAAACTCTTGGTAAAAATGGTTCTTGTGAGATTAAATGGGGTGGCAATTTTACTAAACAAGGATCATTGGATTATGGTGCAGCCTTTGGGTTTGGACTTTACATTAATCACCATTATCACTTTGGGTTACTTTCTGTATGGGATTTCGGTGCTTGCTAA